The genomic stretch TACTTTTGCAAAAGCCGGCATATTCAGAAGACCAAATAATAATAACATTAATAAGTTTTTCTGAAAAAGCCAGAAGAGAAGGTTTGCTTGTATTAGAAGATGATATACAGGAAGTTTCAGACCCGTTTCTAAAAAAAGGTATGCAGCTTGTAGTAGACGGAACAGACCCGGAACTTGTAAAAAACATTCTTAATACAGAAATAGACAACATAGAAGCAAGACACGACTCAGTAAGAAAAGTATTTGACGATGCTGCTTCGCTTTTCCCTGCTTGGGGTATGATTGGTACATTAATCGGACTTGTAATCATGCTTAGAAGTTTGGGCGGCGGCGGCGGTCTTGAAACAATAGGTTCTGGTATGGCGGTAGCACTTATTACTACATACTATGGTTCCGTTATAGCTAACGGTTTTGCTTTGCCTATATCAGGAAGACTTGCAGCAAGACACTCATCTGAAGCAATGGTAAAAAGCATTATGCTTGAAGGTATTTTATCTATACAGGCAGGTGATAACCCTAGAATAGTAAAAGATAAACTTGTATCATTCTTGCCTCCAGCTCAGCGTCAGAAAGTTAATGAACAAGTTGGAGATAGATAATAATTAGAGGTAAAAAATGGCAAAAATTAAGTTTGGTAAAAAAGCTAAAAAAGTAG from Brachyspira murdochii DSM 12563 encodes the following:
- a CDS encoding motility protein A; the protein is MDIIVPICLIMPLAINLFGIIGGGGSLGNFLDIASIIVTAGGGANSLIMANDIGTVIGVPKAIKVLLQKPAYSEDQIIITLISFSEKARREGLLVLEDDIQEVSDPFLKKGMQLVVDGTDPELVKNILNTEIDNIEARHDSVRKVFDDAASLFPAWGMIGTLIGLVIMLRSLGGGGGLETIGSGMAVALITTYYGSVIANGFALPISGRLAARHSSEAMVKSIMLEGILSIQAGDNPRIVKDKLVSFLPPAQRQKVNEQVGDR